A genomic region of Eriocheir sinensis breed Jianghai 21 chromosome 42, ASM2467909v1, whole genome shotgun sequence contains the following coding sequences:
- the LOC127009935 gene encoding glutamine synthetase-like, protein MAHVAFEGTNKTVLDRYMRLGMPENKCQAMYVWVDGTGENLRSKTRTLHFIPKRPEDMPEWNFDGSSTGQAEGSNSDVYLRPVALYCDPFRLGDNKLVLCETYKHNKKPTETNNRHECLEIMKRAADSHPWFGMEQEYTLMETDNYPLGWPKNGFPSPQGPYYCGVGAGKIYGRDVAEAHYRACLYAGINISGENAETMPSQWEFQVGPCEGITMGDDLWMARYLLHRVAEDFGIVATLDPKPVRGDWNGAGLHTNFSTKEMREPNGIIAIEKAIEKMSKLHEEHIKDYDPHGGKDNEIRLTGQHQTSNIHDFSAGVANRGCSIRIPRNVAEDKEGYLEDRRPSSNADPYVVSERLVRTICLNES, encoded by the exons ATGGCTCACGTCGCGTTTGAGGGCACTAACAAGACGGTGCTGGACCGTTACATGCGACTGGGCATGCCTGAAAACAAATGCCAGGCGATGTACGTGTGGGTGGACGGGACCGGCGAAAACCTCCGATCCAAGACCCGCACACTGCACTTCATCCCGAAAAGACCTGAAG ATATGCCGGAGTGGAACTTTGACGGCTCTTCGACAGGCCAGGCTGAAGGGAGTAACAGTGACGTGTACCTCAGACCCGTTGCGTTGTACTGCGACCCCTTCCGCCTCGGCGATAACAAGCTGGTGCTCTGCGAGACCTACAAACACAACAAGAAGCCAACAGAGACCAATAATCGCCACGAATGTCTCGAGATCATGAAACGTGCTGCGGATTCCCATCCGTGGTTCGGCATGGAACAGGAGTACACTCTCATGGAAACTGATAATTACCCTCTGGGCTGGCCGAAGAACGGCTTTCCTAGTCCCCAGGGTCCCTATTACTGCGGCGTGGGCGCCGGAAAGATTTATGGCCGCGACGTTGCCGAAGCCCACTATCGCGCCTGCCTGTACGCCGGCATCAACATCTCTGGCGAGAATGCGGAAACCATGCCGTCCCAGTGGGAGTTCCAGGTTGGCCCTTGTGAGGGCATTACCATGGGAGACGACTTATGGATGGCCAGATACCTGCTGCACCGCGTCGCTGAGGACTTCGGTATCGTCGCCACGCTGGACCCAAAGCCCGTTCGTGGTGACTGGAACGGTGCCGGACTCCACACAAACTTTTCgacgaaggagatgagggaaCCCAACGGTATTATCGCGATTGAAAAAGCTATCGAGAAGATGTCGAAGCTCCACGAAGAGCACATCAAGGACTACGATCCTCacggagggaaagacaacgagaTCCGCCTTACAGGACAGCACCAGACTTCCAACATCCACGACTTCTCCGCTGGCGTGGCCAACAGGGGCTGTTCCATCAGGATCCCCCGCAATGTGGCTGAAGACAAAGAAGGCTACCTGGAGGACAGACGGCCCTCATCCAATGCTGACCCGTACGTAGTGTCTGAGAGGTTGGTCCGGACCATCTGTTTGAACGAGAGCTAA
- the LOC127009936 gene encoding glutamine synthetase-like, with translation MATTAATNKTVLDRYMRLPIPDNKCQAMYVWVDGTGEHLRSKTRTINFIPKCPTELPEWNFDGSSTGQAEGSNSDVYLRPVALYRDPFRLGDNKLVLCETYKHNKKPTETNHRRQCLEAMTRAAETRPWFGMEQEYTLLDTDQHPLGWPKNGFPGPQGPYYCGVGAGKVYGRDVVEAHYRACLYAGINISGENAEVMPAQWEFQVGPCEGITMGDDLWMARYLLHRVAEDFGIVVSLDPKPIPGDWNGAGMHTNFSTKGMREPNGIADIEKAIDKLSRHHIRHIKAYDPKEGKDNERRLTGLHETSSIHDFSAGVANRGCSIRIPRGVAEEKQGYLEDRRPSSNADPYMVSEVLVRTICLDE, from the exons ATGGCCACTACCGCTGCCACCAACAAGACTGTGCTGGACCGCTACATGCGCCTGCCCATCCCTGATAACAAGTGTCAGGCGATGTACGTGTGGGTGGACGGCACTGGCGAGCACCTCCGATCCAAGACTCGCACCATCAACTTCATCCCGAAATGCCCCACAG AGCTGCCGGAATGGAACTTTGACGGTTCATCCACGGGCCAGGCTGAGGGCAGCAACAGCGACGTGTACCTCAGACCCGTTGCGTTGTATCGCGACCCCTTCCGCCTCGGCGACAACAAGCTGGTGCTCTGCGAGACCTACAAACACAACAAGAAGCCAACAGAGACCAACCACCGCCGCCAGTGTCTGGAGGCAATGACTCGCGCTGCTGAGACGAGACCCTGGTTCGGCATGGAGCAAGAGTACACACTGCTTGACACAGACCAGCACCCCCTTGGCTGGCCCAAGAACGGCTTCCCCGGACCCCAGGGCCCTTACTACTGCGGCGTGGGCGCCGGCAAGGTCTACGGCCGCGACGTGGTGGAGGCGCACTACCGCGCCTGCCTGTACGCCGGCATCAACATCTCCGGCGAGAACGCAGAGGTGATGCCCGCCCAGTGGGAGTTCCAGGTTGGCCCTTGTGAGGGAATCACCATGGGAGACGACTTATGGATGGCCAGATACCTCCTGCATCGCGTTGCTGAGGACTTTGGCATCGTGGTCAGTCTGGACCCCAAGCCCATCCCTGGCGACTGGAACGGCGCTGGAATGCACACAAACTTCTCCACAAAGGGCATGAGGGAGCCCAATGGCATTGCCGATATCGAAAAGGCCATCGACAAACTGTCGCGACACCACATCCGCCACATCAAGGCCTACGACCCCAAGGAGGGCAAGGATAACGAACGCCGCCTCACTGGCCTCCACGAGACTTCCTCGATCCACGACTTCTCCGCCGGCGTCGCCAACAGGGGCTGCTCCATCAGGATTCCTCGCGGAGTGGCCGAGGAGAAGCAGGGCTACCTGGAGGACAGGCGGCCTTCGTCCAACGCCGACCCTTATATGGTCTCAGAGGTGCTGGTGCGGACCATCTGCCTGGACGAGTGA